In Actinobacillus indolicus, a single genomic region encodes these proteins:
- a CDS encoding methyltransferase family protein: MELKLPPPFVALICATIIYFLPNYANPNWVYQSFAIICFIFGVSVDLSALWAFWQNKTTINPLEPNKASTLTTQGVYRFSRNPMYLGIVSLLSAWAFWLGNAFALLVVWGFIAYITRFQIEPEERILEQKFGKFYQEYCQKVPRWLW; this comes from the coding sequence ATGGAACTCAAACTTCCTCCGCCCTTTGTTGCATTGATTTGTGCAACAATAATCTATTTTCTGCCAAACTATGCCAATCCAAATTGGGTTTATCAAAGCTTTGCGATAATCTGTTTTATATTTGGAGTGAGTGTTGATCTCTCTGCATTGTGGGCTTTTTGGCAAAATAAGACGACAATCAATCCGCTTGAACCCAATAAAGCCTCAACTTTAACAACACAAGGCGTTTACCGCTTTAGTCGAAATCCGATGTATTTAGGGATAGTGAGTCTACTATCTGCTTGGGCATTTTGGTTAGGAAATGCGTTCGCATTGCTTGTCGTGTGGGGATTTATTGCTTACATTACTCGTTTTCAAATTGAGCCAGAAGAACGGATTTTAGAACAGAAATTTGGGAAATTTTATCAAGAGTATTGTCAAAAAGTCCCTCGTTGGCTATGGTAA
- the kdsA gene encoding 3-deoxy-8-phosphooctulonate synthase yields MQQKTITLGNIDIANNKPFVLFGGMNVLESRDMAMQVCEKYVEVTQKLGVPYVFKASFDKANRSSIHSYRGPGMEEGLKIFQELKDTFGVKIITDVHEIYQCQPVAEVVDIIQLPAFLARQTDLVEAMARTGAVINVKKPQFLSPGQMGNIVEKIEECGNDKVILCDRGTNFGYDNLVVDMLGFNVMKKVSKGCPVIFDVTHSLQCRDPFGAASGGRRDQVTELARAGMAIGLAGLFLEAHPDPKNAKCDGPSALPLSKLEAFVSQMKAIDDLVKSFEEIDTSN; encoded by the coding sequence ATGCAACAAAAAACAATCACTCTCGGCAATATCGACATTGCAAATAACAAACCTTTCGTATTATTCGGGGGAATGAACGTACTTGAAAGCCGTGATATGGCAATGCAAGTCTGTGAAAAATATGTCGAAGTTACGCAAAAATTAGGCGTGCCGTATGTCTTTAAGGCTTCTTTCGATAAAGCAAACCGCTCATCTATCCACTCTTATCGTGGACCAGGTATGGAAGAAGGTTTAAAAATTTTCCAAGAATTGAAAGATACTTTCGGTGTCAAAATTATCACTGACGTACACGAAATCTATCAATGCCAGCCAGTTGCAGAGGTAGTGGATATTATCCAGCTACCAGCATTCCTTGCTCGTCAAACAGATTTAGTCGAAGCAATGGCTCGCACAGGTGCGGTTATCAATGTGAAAAAACCACAATTTTTAAGCCCAGGGCAAATGGGAAATATCGTGGAAAAAATCGAAGAGTGCGGTAACGACAAAGTGATTTTATGTGACCGTGGCACGAACTTTGGTTACGATAACTTAGTCGTGGATATGCTTGGTTTTAACGTCATGAAAAAAGTGTCAAAAGGTTGCCCTGTGATCTTTGATGTCACCCATTCATTACAATGCCGTGACCCATTTGGTGCTGCGTCAGGCGGTCGCCGTGATCAAGTGACTGAACTAGCTCGTGCAGGTATGGCGATTGGTTTGGCTGGTCTATTCCTAGAAGCCCACCCAGACCCGAAAAATGCTAAATGTGATGGTCCATCAGCATTGCCACTTTCTAAATTAGAAGCCTTTGTTTCACAAATGAAAGCGATTGATGATCTCGTAAAATCTTTTGAAGAGATTGATACGTCTAATTAA
- a CDS encoding SirB1 family protein yields the protein MDNIINDIFQEIKKPKSVVSKVQLQKFLYRELVRLTLMIDDSLSEPQVLGLMSALVKKARYDVNGETDAERLNQLLTLVYQEWGFHCHHAEYFYTDNLLINRVIRKHRGMPVSLGAVVLYLAASLNLPLYPVNFPTQLILRAELKNEQGRTEVKFINPWDGSELDREKLDKWLEGEMGYGVELSQEYLRIAEEDELLERLETVFKMALTREGKYEEALRLIEYRLTISPEDPYEIRDRGMILASMDCYQAAFDDLSYFIDQCPDDPSAMMLKLEIAGLEKQSKASVVH from the coding sequence ATGGACAACATAATTAACGATATTTTCCAAGAGATTAAAAAGCCCAAAAGCGTGGTGAGTAAAGTTCAGCTTCAGAAATTTCTTTACCGTGAGTTAGTTCGTTTAACCTTGATGATTGATGATAGCCTGTCTGAACCGCAAGTGTTAGGCTTGATGTCGGCACTTGTCAAAAAAGCTCGCTATGATGTGAATGGGGAAACAGATGCAGAGCGTTTGAACCAACTATTAACCCTAGTTTATCAAGAGTGGGGCTTTCATTGTCATCACGCCGAGTATTTCTATACGGATAACTTATTGATTAATCGGGTGATTCGTAAACATCGTGGAATGCCGGTCTCTTTAGGGGCAGTGGTGCTTTATTTGGCGGCTTCACTGAATTTACCCTTGTACCCCGTCAATTTCCCGACACAATTAATTTTACGTGCTGAATTGAAAAATGAGCAAGGCAGAACGGAGGTGAAATTTATCAATCCGTGGGACGGCTCTGAGTTAGACCGTGAAAAATTAGATAAATGGCTCGAAGGGGAAATGGGCTACGGCGTAGAATTAAGCCAAGAGTATTTGCGTATTGCGGAAGAAGATGAGCTATTAGAGCGGTTAGAAACGGTATTTAAAATGGCTTTAACCCGTGAAGGCAAATATGAAGAAGCACTGCGTTTAATCGAATATCGTTTAACCATTAGCCCTGAAGATCCCTATGAAATCCGTGATCGTGGGATGATTTTAGCGAGTATGGATTGCTATCAAGCCGCTTTTGATGATTTAAGCTACTTTATCGATCAATGCCCAGACGATCCGTCTGCAATGATGTTAAAACTTGAAATTGCAGGGCTTGAGAAACAGAGTAAGGCAAGTGTAGTACACTAA
- the prmC gene encoding peptide chain release factor N(5)-glutamine methyltransferase has translation MFSKTYQQWLTFAEQTLLENASQDPFLNAKADANILLQAVTKRSKSAIFAFAETELSESELRQLAELLARRAKGEPMAYILGEKEFWSLPLAVSTATLIPRPDTERLVEVALEWVHKRLDTQEKLHILDLGTGTGAIALALASELGKKVDIIGIDKQPDAVELAEKNRQKLGFENVRFLQSDWFEALKNQHFDLIVSNPPYIDKDDENLTQGDVRFEPLTALVAEQNGLSDLQKIIQNAPLYLTQNGALMLEHGWQQAASVQDIFQQNQWNAVTTFQDYGGNDRVTVAIWTT, from the coding sequence ATTTTTAGTAAAACCTACCAACAATGGCTCACCTTTGCCGAACAAACCTTACTTGAAAACGCATCACAAGATCCGTTTTTAAACGCCAAAGCCGATGCCAACATTCTGCTACAAGCGGTAACAAAACGTTCAAAATCTGCAATTTTTGCTTTTGCTGAAACGGAACTGAGCGAAAGCGAACTACGCCAACTTGCCGAGCTACTTGCTCGCCGAGCCAAAGGCGAACCGATGGCATACATCTTGGGCGAAAAAGAGTTTTGGTCGTTACCTTTGGCGGTATCCACGGCAACTTTAATTCCCCGTCCTGATACAGAACGCTTGGTAGAAGTTGCGTTAGAATGGGTACACAAGCGGTTAGATACTCAAGAAAAATTGCATATTTTAGATTTAGGCACTGGCACAGGGGCGATTGCTTTAGCATTAGCAAGTGAGCTAGGCAAAAAAGTGGATATTATAGGGATAGATAAACAGCCCGATGCAGTAGAACTCGCAGAGAAAAATCGCCAGAAATTAGGATTTGAAAATGTCCGCTTTTTACAAAGCGATTGGTTTGAAGCCTTGAAAAATCAACACTTTGATCTTATTGTGAGTAATCCGCCTTACATTGATAAAGACGATGAAAATTTAACACAAGGGGATGTTCGTTTTGAACCATTAACCGCACTGGTTGCCGAACAAAACGGGCTGAGCGATTTGCAAAAAATTATCCAAAACGCACCGCTTTATTTAACTCAAAACGGGGCATTGATGTTAGAACACGGCTGGCAACAAGCGGCGAGTGTTCAAGATATTTTCCAACAAAATCAATGGAATGCAGTCACCACATTCCAAGATTATGGCGGTAATGATAGAGTAACAGTAGCAATATGGACAACATAA
- the prfA gene encoding peptide chain release factor 1: MKASIINKLDSLSERHEELQALLGDATIISDQEKFRAYSKEYSQLEEVVSTFNRWKKLHSDIEEAQILLDDPDMKDMAAEEIEANKTEIEQLEQNLQILLLPKDPNDEYNCFLEIRAGTGGDEAGIFAGDLYRMYSRYAESKRWRIEELSANESEQGGYKEIIVKISGEGVYGQLKFESGGHRVQRVPKTESQGRIHTSACTVAVMPELPESEMPEINPADLRIDTYRSSGAGGQHVNTTDSAVRITHIPTGIVVECQDERSQHKNKAKALAVLASRIVQVEKEKQAQEQADTRRNLLGSGDRSDKIRTYNYPQGRVTDHRINLTVYRLDEVMNGKIDELIQPIITEYQADQLAALSDQN, encoded by the coding sequence ATGAAAGCATCTATTATTAATAAACTAGACAGCCTAAGCGAACGCCACGAAGAGCTACAAGCCTTATTGGGCGATGCAACAATCATCAGCGATCAAGAAAAATTCCGTGCTTATTCCAAAGAGTACTCTCAATTGGAAGAAGTAGTTAGTACCTTTAATCGTTGGAAGAAATTACATAGCGACATCGAAGAAGCACAGATTTTGCTTGATGATCCGGACATGAAAGATATGGCAGCTGAAGAGATCGAAGCAAATAAAACCGAGATCGAGCAACTTGAGCAAAACTTACAAATCTTATTACTACCGAAAGATCCGAATGATGAATATAACTGCTTCCTTGAAATCCGTGCTGGAACAGGCGGTGATGAAGCGGGTATTTTTGCTGGCGATTTATACCGTATGTACAGCCGTTATGCAGAAAGCAAACGCTGGAGAATTGAAGAATTAAGTGCTAACGAAAGCGAACAAGGCGGATATAAAGAGATTATCGTTAAAATCAGTGGTGAAGGCGTTTATGGACAGCTCAAATTTGAGTCGGGCGGTCACCGTGTACAACGTGTACCAAAAACCGAATCACAAGGGCGTATTCACACTTCCGCTTGTACGGTCGCAGTAATGCCTGAATTACCAGAAAGTGAAATGCCGGAAATCAACCCAGCGGATCTGCGTATTGATACCTACCGTTCATCAGGGGCAGGTGGTCAGCACGTTAATACCACCGACTCTGCGGTGCGTATCACCCACATTCCGACAGGCATTGTGGTAGAGTGCCAAGACGAGCGTTCACAACACAAAAACAAAGCCAAAGCACTTGCGGTACTTGCTTCACGCATTGTTCAAGTTGAGAAAGAAAAACAAGCACAAGAGCAAGCGGATACTCGCCGTAACCTACTTGGCTCGGGCGACCGTTCAGACAAAATCCGTACTTACAACTACCCACAAGGGCGTGTAACCGATCACCGCATTAACTTAACCGTTTACCGTTTAGATGAAGTGATGAATGGCAAAATTGATGAATTAATCCAACCGATTATTACCGAATATCAAGCGGATCAGTTGGCTGCGTTGTCGGATCAGAATTAA
- a CDS encoding HU family DNA-binding protein: MNKTELIDAIAAKAELSKKDAKAALEATLEAISESLKKGDAVQLIGFGTFKVNHRKARTGRNPKTNEAIEIPAANVPAFVAGKALKDLVK; this comes from the coding sequence ATGAACAAAACTGAGTTAATCGATGCAATTGCAGCAAAAGCTGAATTAAGCAAAAAAGATGCTAAAGCAGCATTAGAAGCGACTTTGGAAGCAATTTCTGAAAGTCTTAAAAAAGGTGATGCAGTTCAACTAATCGGTTTCGGTACTTTCAAAGTAAATCACCGTAAAGCTCGCACAGGTCGTAACCCAAAAACTAACGAAGCAATCGAAATCCCAGCAGCTAACGTACCAGCATTCGTTGCAGGTAAAGCATTAAAAGATTTAGTAAAATAA
- a CDS encoding YjaG family protein: MRNPIHKRIERFETWQHLTFMACLCERMLPNFQLFCEVSKRSDDAKTFQNILNLVWEHLTVKGAKINFENQLEKLEAIIPDVNEFDFYGVFPAEDACHALAEVLHSIIAGETLEQAIKISQISLSTVATYLETQADRSLNEQELKNAPEIQDELDVQWQVYRLLNECEERDIELILGLKDEIRSSGISNIGLNFNQ; this comes from the coding sequence ATGAGAAACCCTATTCATAAACGTATCGAGCGTTTTGAAACTTGGCAACATCTTACCTTTATGGCGTGTTTATGCGAACGTATGTTGCCTAACTTTCAACTCTTTTGCGAGGTCAGTAAGCGGTCAGATGATGCTAAAACTTTTCAAAATATTCTCAATTTAGTTTGGGAACATCTGACTGTCAAAGGGGCAAAAATCAATTTTGAGAACCAACTCGAAAAATTGGAAGCCATTATTCCTGATGTGAATGAATTTGATTTTTACGGCGTATTCCCTGCTGAAGATGCCTGCCACGCCTTAGCGGAAGTTTTACATAGCATTATCGCAGGAGAAACGTTGGAGCAGGCAATCAAGATTAGCCAAATTTCACTTTCGACCGTGGCAACCTATTTAGAAACACAAGCAGATCGCAGCTTAAATGAACAAGAGCTTAAAAATGCCCCGGAAATTCAAGATGAATTAGATGTGCAATGGCAAGTTTATCGTTTGCTTAACGAGTGTGAAGAAAGAGACATTGAACTCATTTTAGGGCTAAAAGATGAGATTAGAAGTAGCGGAATTAGTAACATTGGATTAAATTTTAATCAATAA
- the hemE gene encoding uroporphyrinogen decarboxylase translates to MTMLKNDRYLKALLREPVDMTPVWMMRQAGRYLPEYKATRAEAGDFMSLCRNADLACEVTIQPLRRYALDAAILFSDILTIPDAMGLGLSFGAGEGPKFARPIERKADVDHLPIPDPEQELQYVMNAVRTIRRELKGEVPLIGFSGSPWTLATYMVEGGSSKAFTKIKKMMYTEPALLHALLAKLADSVILYLNAQIKAGAQSVMVFDTWGGVLAHRDYNEFSLRYMHKIVDGLIRENEGRKVPVTLFTKGGGLWLEAIADTGCDAVGLDWTVDIADARRRVGHKVALQGNMDPSVLYASPERIEQEVKAILAGFGQGSGHVFNLGHGIHQDVPVESPKVFVDSIHAFSQQYHK, encoded by the coding sequence ATGACAATGTTAAAAAATGATCGTTATTTAAAAGCATTATTGCGTGAACCTGTTGATATGACACCTGTTTGGATGATGCGTCAAGCAGGGCGTTATTTGCCTGAATATAAGGCGACCCGTGCAGAAGCAGGGGATTTTATGTCGTTATGTCGCAATGCGGATTTAGCGTGCGAAGTGACTATTCAGCCTTTACGTCGTTATGCGTTAGATGCGGCAATTTTATTCTCTGATATATTAACTATTCCAGATGCCATGGGATTAGGTTTAAGTTTTGGCGCTGGCGAAGGCCCTAAATTTGCTCGTCCAATTGAACGTAAAGCCGATGTCGATCATCTGCCTATTCCTGATCCTGAACAAGAATTGCAATATGTGATGAACGCTGTGCGTACCATTCGTCGTGAATTAAAAGGCGAAGTGCCATTAATTGGTTTTTCGGGTAGCCCTTGGACATTAGCGACTTATATGGTTGAAGGCGGAAGTAGCAAAGCCTTTACTAAAATCAAAAAAATGATGTATACCGAGCCTGCGTTGCTACACGCTCTGTTAGCCAAACTGGCTGACAGCGTTATTCTTTACCTGAATGCACAAATTAAAGCAGGTGCTCAGTCGGTAATGGTCTTTGATACTTGGGGTGGCGTATTGGCACACCGTGATTATAACGAATTTTCCTTACGCTATATGCACAAAATCGTCGATGGCTTAATCCGTGAAAATGAAGGTAGAAAAGTGCCTGTGACCTTATTCACGAAAGGCGGTGGTCTATGGTTGGAAGCCATTGCTGACACAGGCTGTGATGCAGTAGGATTAGACTGGACGGTGGATATTGCTGACGCTCGTCGCCGTGTTGGACACAAAGTTGCATTGCAAGGCAATATGGATCCAAGCGTACTCTATGCAAGCCCTGAACGTATTGAACAAGAAGTAAAAGCAATTTTAGCCGGCTTTGGGCAAGGCTCAGGACACGTCTTCAATCTGGGACACGGTATCCACCAAGATGTTCCGGTAGAAAGTCCGAAAGTGTTTGTGGATAGCATTCACGCCTTTTCACAGCAGTATCACAAATAA
- a CDS encoding D-hexose-6-phosphate mutarotase — MTKQLTPELVLVDYNQIPVLEIVHPKVKAKVALQGAHLLSWQPVHAEQDVFWLSEVESFEQGNAIRGGVPICYPWFGGVKQPPHGTARNRLWELSHYQVQTEQVKLEFSLFDENHQLEAKMEMELGLTCQLRFTHLAQGEAQVALHSYFNVKNIEQVELCGLPEQAFNSLIQQQQAVSSPRKIAELVDEIYEANQQPTLIQDLGYSRQMMVEHQNASEVVVWNPWHKAMSGMNETGYRTMVCVETARIYQLVQSGEQVSVKISVKSL; from the coding sequence ATGACAAAACAACTTACCCCTGAGCTTGTGTTGGTCGATTACAACCAAATTCCAGTGCTTGAAATTGTTCACCCGAAAGTGAAAGCGAAGGTGGCTTTACAAGGTGCGCATTTATTGAGCTGGCAACCTGTTCACGCTGAGCAAGATGTTTTTTGGCTCAGTGAAGTTGAGTCATTTGAGCAAGGCAATGCTATTCGTGGTGGCGTGCCGATTTGTTATCCTTGGTTTGGTGGTGTAAAACAACCCCCACACGGTACCGCTCGTAATCGCTTGTGGGAGCTATCTCACTATCAAGTTCAAACGGAGCAGGTCAAACTTGAGTTCAGTTTGTTTGATGAAAACCATCAATTAGAAGCAAAAATGGAGATGGAATTAGGGCTAACTTGTCAGTTGCGTTTTACCCATTTAGCTCAAGGCGAAGCACAAGTTGCATTACATAGTTATTTCAATGTCAAAAACATTGAGCAGGTGGAGCTGTGTGGCTTACCAGAACAGGCCTTTAATTCCCTTATTCAGCAACAACAAGCGGTTAGTTCACCACGAAAAATTGCAGAATTAGTAGATGAGATTTATGAAGCCAATCAGCAACCAACGCTAATCCAAGATCTTGGCTATTCCCGTCAAATGATGGTTGAACATCAAAATGCCAGCGAAGTAGTAGTTTGGAACCCGTGGCATAAGGCAATGAGCGGAATGAATGAAACGGGATATCGAACGATGGTTTGTGTTGAAACTGCACGGATTTATCAATTAGTGCAATCAGGCGAACAAGTTAGCGTGAAGATTAGCGTAAAATCCCTGTAA
- the argH gene encoding argininosuccinate lyase: MALWGGRFTQQADQQFKYFNDSLRFDYRLALQDIDGSIGWAKAIHSVGIITQTELNDLIQALKQLRAEVAPNLAIVLQEDAEDIHSWVELQLIKKVGDLGKKLHTGRSRNDQVAVDMKLWCKAQVLSLQESIRALQEKLVETAEANQLSVMPGYTHLQRAQPITFAHWCMAYYEMLDRDYSRLTDAYKRMNTCPLGSGALAGTAYAIDRDLLAQDLGFETATRNSLDSVSDRDHVLELLAAASISMMHLSRFAEDLIIFNSGESHFVELSDRVTSGSSLMPQKKNPDACELVRGKTGRVFGALSGLLATLKGLPLAYNKDMQEDKEGIFDAIETWQACVNISALVLEDIKVDTERTKEAAQQGYANATELADYLVAKGIPFREAHHIVGEAVVYAISQKKALEELNLDEFKQFHSVIGDDVYPILSLDSCLAKRCAKGGVNLERVAEAIAAAKQNLNQ; encoded by the coding sequence ATGGCACTTTGGGGTGGACGTTTCACACAACAAGCAGATCAACAATTTAAATATTTCAACGATTCATTACGTTTTGACTACCGTTTGGCATTACAAGATATTGATGGTTCAATCGGTTGGGCGAAAGCAATTCATTCTGTTGGGATCATTACTCAAACAGAATTAAACGATCTTATTCAAGCGTTAAAACAGTTACGAGCTGAAGTTGCACCTAATTTAGCCATTGTGCTACAGGAAGATGCCGAAGATATTCATAGCTGGGTTGAGCTTCAACTGATTAAAAAAGTCGGTGACCTCGGTAAAAAATTGCACACAGGACGTAGCCGTAACGACCAAGTTGCCGTGGATATGAAATTATGGTGTAAAGCCCAAGTGCTTTCACTACAAGAGTCTATCCGTGCGTTACAAGAAAAATTGGTGGAAACCGCAGAAGCTAATCAACTTTCTGTAATGCCAGGTTATACCCATTTACAACGGGCTCAGCCGATCACCTTTGCCCATTGGTGTATGGCATATTACGAGATGCTAGATCGTGATTACAGCCGTTTAACCGATGCTTATAAACGAATGAATACTTGCCCACTAGGTTCAGGGGCGTTAGCGGGTACGGCTTATGCAATCGACCGTGATTTACTCGCACAAGACCTTGGATTTGAAACTGCGACTCGTAACAGTTTAGACAGTGTATCTGACCGTGATCACGTGTTAGAACTTTTAGCGGCGGCTTCTATCAGTATGATGCACCTTTCTCGTTTTGCTGAGGATCTCATCATCTTTAACAGCGGCGAATCTCACTTTGTCGAACTCTCAGATCGTGTGACTTCAGGTTCATCATTAATGCCACAGAAGAAAAACCCCGATGCTTGTGAGCTTGTGCGTGGTAAAACAGGGCGTGTGTTTGGTGCATTAAGCGGTTTATTAGCAACCTTAAAAGGCTTACCTTTAGCTTATAACAAAGATATGCAGGAAGACAAAGAAGGTATTTTTGATGCGATTGAAACGTGGCAAGCGTGCGTCAATATTTCAGCATTGGTGTTAGAAGATATTAAAGTCGATACTGAGCGTACCAAAGAAGCAGCACAGCAAGGTTATGCAAATGCAACAGAACTTGCAGATTACTTGGTTGCGAAAGGTATTCCGTTCCGTGAGGCACACCACATTGTCGGTGAAGCAGTGGTTTATGCAATCAGTCAGAAAAAAGCGTTAGAAGAGCTGAATTTAGACGAATTCAAGCAATTCCATTCTGTGATTGGCGATGATGTTTATCCGATTTTATCGTTAGACTCTTGTTTGGCAAAACGTTGTGCCAAAGGTGGTGTGAACTTAGAACGTGTGGCTGAAGCGATTGCCGCAGCAAAACAAAATCTAAATCAATAA
- the pepQ gene encoding Xaa-Pro dipeptidase, which produces MQHIFSQHIARIQQIVQHALELARLDGLWIYAGQAKYHFLDDQTSPFKINPHFNYIFPDPTAEQSWLFLDGKNKPKLYFYAPQDYWHCTPNPPTSAFFADEFEWQMLTDSQQIQQYILNPTHCAFIGEQTELAKSLGFEHINPQKVLNVLHFERSIKSEFEIECIYQAQLTALAGHQAAKEAFLAGKSEFEINLAYLQATKQSDNNVPYGNIVAVNQHSAILHYTKLDFTPPCERHSFLLDAGTSYLGYASDLTRTYAFDPQSEFATMVAQMEQFKLDTIADMQVGMNYLSYHTQMHRWISQMLHQFEFVKLPADQIFEEGISRTFFPHGLGHQLGLQVHDVAGFQQNHRGTHKAPPEIYPSLRCTRDLAEGMVLTIEPGFYFIEMLLNQWKNHPLVRFFNWQKIDEFKRYGGIRTEDNIVMRATGAENLTAKAAQIIK; this is translated from the coding sequence ATGCAACATATCTTTTCACAACATATCGCACGCATTCAACAAATTGTACAGCACGCCTTAGAGCTGGCTCGTCTTGACGGGCTTTGGATTTATGCAGGGCAGGCAAAATATCATTTTTTAGATGACCAAACATCGCCATTTAAAATCAATCCGCATTTTAATTATATTTTCCCTGATCCCACTGCAGAACAAAGTTGGCTTTTTTTAGACGGTAAAAATAAACCGAAACTCTATTTTTATGCACCGCAAGATTATTGGCATTGTACGCCAAATCCGCCGACATCGGCATTTTTTGCTGATGAGTTTGAATGGCAAATGCTCACGGATAGCCAACAAATTCAACAATATATCCTTAATCCGACCCATTGTGCCTTTATTGGTGAACAAACGGAGCTTGCCAAATCGCTAGGTTTTGAGCATATCAATCCACAGAAAGTGCTAAATGTACTGCATTTTGAGCGTTCGATCAAAAGTGAATTTGAAATTGAGTGCATTTATCAAGCTCAACTTACCGCTTTAGCAGGACATCAAGCGGCAAAAGAGGCTTTTTTGGCAGGTAAAAGTGAGTTTGAAATCAATCTAGCCTATCTTCAAGCGACCAAACAATCGGATAACAATGTGCCTTATGGCAATATTGTTGCCGTCAATCAGCATAGTGCTATTCTACATTATACAAAATTGGATTTCACGCCACCTTGCGAACGCCACAGTTTTTTACTTGATGCTGGCACAAGCTATCTTGGTTATGCCTCTGATCTCACCCGAACCTATGCCTTTGATCCACAAAGTGAATTTGCCACCATGGTTGCTCAAATGGAACAGTTTAAACTGGATACGATTGCTGATATGCAAGTGGGGATGAATTATCTGAGTTACCATACCCAAATGCACCGTTGGATCTCGCAAATGCTTCATCAGTTTGAGTTTGTGAAATTACCTGCCGATCAAATTTTTGAAGAGGGTATTAGCCGTACTTTCTTCCCACACGGCTTAGGGCATCAGCTCGGCTTGCAAGTCCACGATGTTGCAGGTTTCCAACAAAACCACCGTGGCACACACAAAGCACCGCCTGAGATTTACCCAAGTTTGCGTTGCACTCGTGATTTAGCCGAAGGTATGGTGCTTACCATTGAACCTGGCTTCTATTTTATTGAGATGTTGCTAAATCAATGGAAGAACCATCCGCTTGTACGTTTCTTTAACTGGCAGAAAATCGATGAATTTAAACGCTACGGCGGCATTCGGACGGAAGATAACATTGTGATGAGAGCGACTGGCGCAGAAAACTTAACGGCAAAAGCAGCACAAATCATTAAATAA
- the tusA gene encoding sulfurtransferase TusA, whose protein sequence is MTELTINHTLDTLGLRCPEPVMLTRKTIRNMADGEVLLIIADDPATTRDIPSFCQFMDHQLLKSQTDTKPYQYWVKKGL, encoded by the coding sequence ATGACCGAACTAACCATTAACCACACTTTAGATACCCTAGGGCTACGTTGCCCTGAACCCGTAATGCTTACTCGTAAAACCATTCGCAATATGGCAGACGGTGAAGTGTTGCTAATTATTGCTGATGACCCCGCAACTACTCGTGATATTCCGAGTTTTTGTCAATTTATGGATCATCAGCTATTAAAAAGTCAAACAGATACTAAGCCTTATCAATATTGGGTAAAAAAAGGTTTATAG
- the rraB gene encoding ribonuclease E inhibitor RraB, whose protein sequence is MYNLTELRQETDEIIESLLADGSDPEALYIIEHHVAHHDFDKLEKLVVDAYKLGYEISEAEEVEEENGDLVFVCDIVSEIKLDAELITAQQKELLPLIEKSGAVYEGWGTYFEDPNSDEDEYGDDGEFFDDEDDNFDDERRH, encoded by the coding sequence ATGTATAACTTAACCGAATTACGCCAAGAAACCGATGAAATCATCGAATCTTTATTAGCCGATGGAAGCGATCCTGAAGCCCTTTATATTATCGAACACCACGTTGCTCATCACGATTTCGATAAACTTGAGAAATTAGTTGTAGATGCTTATAAGTTGGGCTATGAGATTTCTGAAGCGGAAGAAGTGGAAGAAGAGAATGGCGATCTCGTGTTTGTGTGCGATATTGTTAGCGAAATTAAACTAGATGCGGAACTTATTACCGCTCAACAAAAAGAGCTACTGCCGTTAATCGAAAAATCGGGTGCGGTTTATGAAGGCTGGGGAACTTATTTTGAAGATCCAAACAGTGATGAAGATGAATATGGCGATGACGGCGAATTTTTCGATGACGAAGATGATAATTTTGATGATGAACGTCGTCATTAA